Genomic window (Xylanimonas protaetiae):
ATGCGGATGACGCCGTGCCAGACGTCGGCGGCCTGCTCCTGCGTGACGAACACGCCGAGGCGCTCGCCGAGACGCGGCGTCGTCGACAGGGCGCCACCCACCCACAGGTCGTAGCCGGGGCCGAGGTCGGGGTGGACCACGCCCACGAGCGAGATGTCGTTGATCTCGTGCACGACGTCGAGGCTCGGGTGGCCCGTGATGGCCGTCTTGAACTTGCGCGGCAGGTTGGCCAGCTCCGGGTCGCCGATGTAGCGGCGCTTGATCTCCAGGATCGCGGGCGTCGGGTCGATGATCTCGTCCGCGGCGATGCCGGCCACGGGCGAGCCGAGGAACCCGCGCGGGGAGTCGCCGCACGCCGTCGTCGTCTCGAGGCCCACGGTGTCCAGGCGACGCCAGATCTCCGGGACGTCCTCGACGGAGATCCAGTGGTACTGGATGTTCTGCCGGTCCGTGATGTCCGCGGTGCCGCGGGCGAAGTCGGTCGAGATGCCACCCAGCACGCGCAGCGCCGCGGGGCTCAGCGCCTGGCCGTCGGAGCGGACGCGGAGCATGAAGTAGCGGTCCTCGAGCTCGTGCGGCTCGAGCGTGGCGGTGCGGCCGCCGTCGATCCCCGGCTTGCGCTGCGTGTACAGGCCCCACCAGCGGAACCGGCCGTGCAGGTCGTCGTCCGGGATGGAGTCGAAGCCGTGCTTCGCGTAGACGTCCTCGATGCGCTCGCGGACGCCGAGGGGCGCCGACTCCTGCTTGAAGACCTCGTTGGCGTTGAGCGGCTCGGTGCCGTCGACCTTCCACTGGCCGTTGGGCCGGCCCGCGCGCGGCGGGCGGACGGCAGCCCGTGCGGGGGGCGGGCTCGCGGTGGTGGACATGCAGGTCCCCTCTCGGGTGGCGGGTGGAGCGGTGTCGTGGCGTCCCGGGCCGGGCCCCTGCGCGGAGGGGCCCGCCCCTGGGGTCACAACGTCACGTGGGCGAAGAGCAGGCTCGCGAGGGCGAGTCCTGCGACGAGGTTGAACACCGCCGCCGAGCCGAAGACGACGAGCGGGCGCCAGCCCGCCTCGCGCACGCCGGACAGCCGGAACTCGAGGCCGATCGACACGAACGCGATGATGAAGAAGACCGTGCTGAGCGCCTTGATGACCGCCAGGTCGGGCGCCGCGGCGTCCGCCCCGACGTTGCCGACGTACACGGTCGCGATGGCGGAGGCGAGGATGAAGCCGAGGACAAACTTCGGGAACCGCGTCCACAGCTCCGACGCCTTGGGGGCCGCGGCGCCCTCCGTGCGCTCCACCTTGAAGGCGAAGTACGCGGTGAGCAGGAACGCGACGACGCCGATGAGCACGTTCTGCGAGGCCTTGACGATCGCGGCGATCTTCAGCACGTCGTCCCCCGCGATCGCGGCGGAGGCCGTCACCGCCGCCGTGGTGTCGATGTTCCCGCCGATCCAGGCGCCGGCCACGGCCGGGGTCAGGTTCAGCACGTCGGCGAGCCACGGCAGCACGAAGATCGACGGCAGGGCGAACAGGATCACGAGGCTCGCGGCGTAGGCGAGCTGCTCGCGCTTGGCCTGCACGGCGCCTGCCGCGGAGATCGCCGCGCTCACGCCGCAGATGGACACGGCCGACGAGAGCAGCGCGCGCAGCTTGGCGTCGACGCCGAGGCGCCCACCCAGCCACCACGTGAAGCCGAACACGAGCGTGATGAGCAGGACGGCCTGGAGGATGCCGGGGCCGCCCGCCTTGGTGATGGTGGCGAAGTTGATCGTGGCGCCGAGCAGCACCAGCCCGAGCTTGATGAACAGCTCGGTGCGGAACGCGGCCGCGAGGCGGTCCCGGACGCCCGCG
Coding sequences:
- a CDS encoding nitrite/sulfite reductase, with the translated sequence MSTTASPPPARAAVRPPRAGRPNGQWKVDGTEPLNANEVFKQESAPLGVRERIEDVYAKHGFDSIPDDDLHGRFRWWGLYTQRKPGIDGGRTATLEPHELEDRYFMLRVRSDGQALSPAALRVLGGISTDFARGTADITDRQNIQYHWISVEDVPEIWRRLDTVGLETTTACGDSPRGFLGSPVAGIAADEIIDPTPAILEIKRRYIGDPELANLPRKFKTAITGHPSLDVVHEINDISLVGVVHPDLGPGYDLWVGGALSTTPRLGERLGVFVTQEQAADVWHGVIRIFRDYGYRRLRNKARLKFLLADWGTERFRQVLQDEYLGYALPDGPAPAAPTRPSDHVGVHEQKDGRFYVGAAPVVGRVGGNTLTGLADLIEQVGAESARLTVHQKVVVLGVPADRVDELVAGLEPLGLTARPSLVRRSTIACTGIEFCKLAIVDTKDTAAAAIATLEERAGDVLASLDTKLEINVNGCPNSCARIQTADIGFKGQLVLSDDGEQVPGFQVHLGGGLTSADREEPGLGRTVRGLKVTADGLADYVEKVVRRFAADREPGETFARWAHRADEEALR
- a CDS encoding YeiH family protein, translating into MSTSATAKNAPRPASLEDSVVQTGSRLGPLYTVVGLVVLLALAWAARELSADVPVWFEGTALEGVAGAIEYPVYAIALGLLGNLVLSLAGVRDRLAAAFRTELFIKLGLVLLGATINFATITKAGGPGILQAVLLITLVFGFTWWLGGRLGVDAKLRALLSSAVSICGVSAAISAAGAVQAKREQLAYAASLVILFALPSIFVLPWLADVLNLTPAVAGAWIGGNIDTTAAVTASAAIAGDDVLKIAAIVKASQNVLIGVVAFLLTAYFAFKVERTEGAAAPKASELWTRFPKFVLGFILASAIATVYVGNVGADAAAPDLAVIKALSTVFFIIAFVSIGLEFRLSGVREAGWRPLVVFGSAAVFNLVAGLALASLLFAHVTL